The genomic region CTGCCCGAATTCGACCGCCACGTGCTGGAAATGCTGCGCGAGCCGCTCGACACGGGCCGCATCACCATCTCGCGCGCCGGGCTGCAGGCCGACTTCCCGGCCGCGTGCCAGCTGGTGGCGGCGATGAACCCCTGCCCGTGCGGCTGGCGCGGCGACCCCGGCGGCCGCTGCCGCTGCTCGCCCGAGGTGGCCGCGCGCTACCTGCGCAAGCTGTCGGGGCCGCTCCTCGACCGGATCGACCTGCAGATCGCGCTGCCGGCGCTCTCGCCGGCCGAGCTGGCCGAGCGCGCCGCCACGCCGGCCGAGTCCAGCGCGGTGGTGGCGAGCCGCGTGGCCGCCGCGCGCGAACGCCAGCAGGCGCGCCAGCGCAAGACCAACCAGCGCCTGAGCGGCCGCGAGACCGACGAGGTATGCCGGCCGGGCGAAGCCGGCGAGCGACTGCTGCGCGAGGCCGGCGAACGCTTTCGCTGGTCGGCGCGCGCCTATTACCGGGTGCTGAAGGTGGCGCGGACGATCGCCGACCTGGCCGGCGACGCCCAGCCCGACGCGGCCCAGATCGGCGAGGCGATCCGCTACCGGCGCGCGATGGAACTGGTGTGAAACGGCAGGCGCGCGGACCGCCCGGGTCGCTGCCGGCCGGTGCCGCCGCGCGCCGCCGCTGGCCGCTGCTGGCCGCAAACCTTGTTTCGGTCGAAATTTCTCGCTGTCAAGGCTTGACTTATACACATTTACCGAAATCGGCCGGCCGTGTGCCATGCCTTCGCCCGGCGCCCGCGCGAATTTCGCAAGCCGTTGAATTGTCAATCGTTTTTTTATGCGGTAAAAACGGCGTAGCCCGCTTTGAAAGCATCCGGGACGGGCGTCCGGCAGTCGCGCGGGAGGCTTGTCAACAAAGTTATCCACACCCGCCGTGGGCACGGAAAAATCCCGCAAAATCCGCCGGCTAGCGGCTTTTCCGGGGCGCGCCCGCGGCTGTCCTCGCGCCTCGCCGTGCAGCAATCCGCCGCCTTTCCGACGGCGGCGCGCGGCCACGGGGGTTCAATCCAGCTTCAACGAACCGAGGAACTGGTCGAGCGCCTCCGCCGGCAGCGGGGTATCGGCGATCGCCACCGCCTGATAGACATGCGCGCCGCGCGCGACGAGCCGCGCCACCATCGTCTTGCCGGCTGTCGCCTGCGAGGAGCCGGCCGGCCCGCCGCGGATCGTCAGCTCCACGCCGGGCGTGCTGCCGCCCGCCGCGAGCGGCACCGCGACCTCGCGCACCACCGGCTGCGCGCGCAGATTGCGCGCCAGCGCGGCGCGCAGCGCCTCGAGCACCGCCCGGCGGCCGGCCTCGCTCGGCTGCGGCAGCGTCACCGTACCGACCGCGAACACGGCGCCGGCCACGTGCGCGGCCTGCATCCGCATCGTCAGCGGCGCGCCGCCGATCTCGACCGTGCGCGCATCGACGGTGGGCCGTGCCGGCAGATCGATCGTGTAGCCGGCGTCGCTATGCAGCGTGCGCCAGTCGAGCGCGGGCGAGCAGCCGACGGCGGCAGCCGCCGCCACCGCCAACAACAGGCAGGCGCGGGCGCGTGCCAGCAAGGCGGCCGCGCCGCGCGGGAAGCGCCGTGCGGCCGCCGGCGCACGGAAATCAGGGATGGACATGTCGGATCAACCAGCGGCGGCCGTGGCCGCACGCAACGAGCGCAACGGAAACCCGCGAGAAGGCACACGCCTCGCCGCCACACGGGCGCGGCAGGCGACATTATCGTCGCCGCGGCGCCGCGCGCGGCGAAATGGCCGGCATCAGCGAAAACCGCCGCGCCGCGCGTGGCGCAGCATGGGCCGGACCGCCAGCCGCCGGTCCGCGACTCGCCGGGCCACGCGTGCGCCGCGCCCGATACTTCACATGGTTTGACGGTACAATGAACGCCGCCCGCGCAACGCCGCGCGGGTTTTCGCCTGGCCGCCGAGGTACTGCCGATGAGCCCCGCTCCCTCCTCCTTCCGCACCAGCCCGCTGCGCTACGTCGCGATCGCCGTGCTGGCCGCCGCGATCGCCGTGGCCGGCTATTTCGCGCTGAACGGCAAGTCGAGCGTGCCCGACGCCACCTTCACGCTGCTCTCGGGCCAGAAGGTCTCGACCGCCTCGGACCTGAAGGGCAAGGTCTACCTCGTCAACTTCTGGGCGACCAGCTGCGAGACCTGCATGAAGGAAATGCCGCAGATGGTCGACACCTACAACCGTTTCAAGGGCCAGGGTCTCGAATTCGTCGCGGTGGCGATGAGCTACGATCCGCCGATGTACGTCGCGAACTACGCGCAAACGCGCCGGCTGCCGTTCAAGGTCGCGCTCGACGACGGCTCGGTCGCCCGCCAGTTCGGCAACGTCCAGCTCACACCGACCACTTTCCTGGTGGACCGCGACGGCAAGATCCTCAAGCGCTACGTCGGCGAGCCGCAGTTCGCGGAACTCGACCAGCTGCTGCAGAAGGCGCTCGCCACGAACGCGTAAGCGCGCCGCCTTGCCAAGGCCGGCCGCGCCGCGTGGCGCCGCCGGCCTTCGTCCATCCAGGCGGCGCGCGCCGCCTCAGCGTTCGTGCTCGCCCTTGGTCGACAGCCCGTAGCGCTTGATCTTCTCGTAGAGCGTGGCCTTGCCCACGTGCAGCCGGTCGGCGGTGGCGGCGACGGCGCCGCCTGTCTGCGTCAGGGTGTCCGCGATCACGGCGCGCTCGAACTGCTCGACGCGCTCCTTCAGCGACTGCTCGGCGCCCGCCTCGTCGCGCGCCTCGGCGGCGCCCGCGCCGGCATCGGCCAGCCCTTCGGCCACGCCCAGCACGAAGCGGTCGGCGGCGTTGCGCAGTTCGCGCACGTTGCCGGGCCAGTCGCGCTGCATCAGGCTCTCGCGCTGGCGGTCGGTCAGGTGCGGCGCGGGGCGCCCGTAGCGCACGGCCGCGTCGAGCATGAAGTGCTCGAACAGCGGCACGATGTCCTCGCGCCGCTCGGCCAGCGGCGGCAGCGCGATGGTGACGACGTTGAGGCGGTACAGCAGGTCGCGCCGGAACGTGCCGGCCGCCACGTGCTCGACCATGTCGCCCTTGGCGGCGGCCACCACCCGGCAGTTCACGCGAATCGGCTGGTTCGAGCCGAGCCGCTCCAGCACGCCGTCCTGCAGCACGCGCAGCAGCTTGACCTGCAGCGCGAGCGGCATGCTCTCGATCTCGTCGAGGAACAGCGTGCCGCCCGAGGCGTACTCGAGCTTGCCGACGCGGCGCTTGGCGGCGCCCGTGAACGCCCCGGGCTCGTAGCCGAACATCTCCGACTCGAACATCGGCTCGGGCAGCGCTCCGCAGTTCACGGCAATGAACGGCTTGTCGCGGCGCGGCGACATCTCGTGCAGGCTGCGCGCGATCAGTTCCTTGCCGGCGCCGGTATCGCCGTTGATCAGCACCGACGCGTCGGTCGGCGCGACGTTGGCGATCAGCCGCCGCACCTGCTCGATCGCCGGGCTGCGGCCGATGATGCGCGGCGCGACCAGGCCCTGCACGGCCAGCTCGCGGCGCAGCGCGAGATTCTCGAGCACCAGCTCGCGCCGCTCGATCGCGCGGCGCACCGTCTCGATCAACCGCTCGGAGGCGAACGGCTTCTCGATGAAGTCGTAGGCGCCGTCGCGCATCGCCTGCACCGCCATGCTGATGTCGCCGTGGCCGGTGACGAGGATCACCGGCACGTCCGGCGCGCGCTCGCGGCACTGCGCGAGCAGTTCGAGGCCGCTTGCCCCCGGCAGCCGGATGTCGGACACCACGGCGCCGACGCGCTCGCCGAGGATCGCCTTCTCGGCCGCTTCGGCCGAGCCGAAGCCGGCCACCTCGAAACCGGCGAGCTGCAGGCTCTGCACGGCCGCGCGTCGCACCAGTTCGTCGTCTTCGATATAAATCACCTGCAGGCGGTTCGCCATCTTCCCTCACGCGGATTGCTGTCGATGCCGCGGCCGGCGCGATCCGTCAACGGCCGGCGGACATCGTCTGCGGATGATGCGTGTACGCGCGGCGCAGCGTCAAGACGAATACCGCGCCATGATCGGGTGCGTTTCGCGCAACGATCGAGCCGCCCGCATCGCTGGCGATCGACGACGAAATCGCCAGACCGAGGCCGAGCCCGCGCCCCATTTCCTTGGTGGTGAAGAACGGCTCGAACAGGCGCGGCAGCAGCTCGGGCGGCACGCCGGGGCCGTTGTCGGCCACCGTGATGACGATCGTCGCCGGCGTGGCCTCGATGGTCACGTCGATGCGCGGCGCGGCCACGCCGCCGACCGCGTCCAGCGCGTTGCCGAGCAGGTTGATCAGCACCTGTTCGAGACGGAGGTCCTCGCAGATCGCCACCAGGTCCGGATATTCGAGTGCGGGGTCGAATCGCTGCGCGCCGTCCTGCGGATGCAGCGCATCGCTGAGCGTGACGGTGAGCGCCACGCCCTGCAGCCGCTCGCGCAGCAGCGAGGCGACGTTGCGCAGCGCGCGCGAGACCAGCGCCCGCTCGTTGCGCGGCCGCGCGCGGCCGACGAACAGCTTCAACTGGTTGGTGATCTTGCCCATCCGCTCGGTCAGCGACGCGATCGCCTCCAGGTTCTCGCGCGCGGCAGCCTGCTCGCCGCGATCGAGCAGCACGCGGGTGTTGTCGGAGAAGCTGCGCAGCGCGGCGAGCGGCTGGTTCAGCTCGTGCGTGATGCCGGCCGCCATCTGGCCGAGCGCGGCGAGCTTGCTGGCCTGCACGAGCTCGTCGTGGGCGGTGCGCAGCTCCAGCTCGGCGCGAATCCGCTCGCCCACCTCCTTCTGCAACTGCTCGTTGGCCTGGGAAAGGTCGGCGGTGCGCTCGGCCACGCGCTGGTTCAGCTCGGCATAGGCGTTCTGCAGCAGCGTGCGGCTGCGGATCATTTCCTTGACGCGC from Burkholderia glumae LMG 2196 = ATCC 33617 harbors:
- a CDS encoding peroxiredoxin family protein → MPMSPAPSSFRTSPLRYVAIAVLAAAIAVAGYFALNGKSSVPDATFTLLSGQKVSTASDLKGKVYLVNFWATSCETCMKEMPQMVDTYNRFKGQGLEFVAVAMSYDPPMYVANYAQTRRLPFKVALDDGSVARQFGNVQLTPTTFLVDRDGKILKRYVGEPQFAELDQLLQKALATNA
- a CDS encoding sigma-54-dependent transcriptional regulator, whose protein sequence is MANRLQVIYIEDDELVRRAAVQSLQLAGFEVAGFGSAEAAEKAILGERVGAVVSDIRLPGASGLELLAQCRERAPDVPVILVTGHGDISMAVQAMRDGAYDFIEKPFASERLIETVRRAIERRELVLENLALRRELAVQGLVAPRIIGRSPAIEQVRRLIANVAPTDASVLINGDTGAGKELIARSLHEMSPRRDKPFIAVNCGALPEPMFESEMFGYEPGAFTGAAKRRVGKLEYASGGTLFLDEIESMPLALQVKLLRVLQDGVLERLGSNQPIRVNCRVVAAAKGDMVEHVAAGTFRRDLLYRLNVVTIALPPLAERREDIVPLFEHFMLDAAVRYGRPAPHLTDRQRESLMQRDWPGNVRELRNAADRFVLGVAEGLADAGAGAAEARDEAGAEQSLKERVEQFERAVIADTLTQTGGAVAATADRLHVGKATLYEKIKRYGLSTKGEHER